From Bradysia coprophila strain Holo2 chromosome IV unlocalized genomic scaffold, BU_Bcop_v1 contig_5, whole genome shotgun sequence, one genomic window encodes:
- the LOC119072007 gene encoding uncharacterized protein LOC119072007 — protein MSSINRGKLYKDLFCAYSKAYSETKSKQSIQDNVNNIWSNIKNDSNVASLIEARISELNKIKARKQVSLHTLWLRASEKGNGFSVKAPEESTNRSSPVVENEEIVHPTTSQKTAASNVIEEEGAPSNKETQIDVTDQVQSVKANPTPAQCSIKSEIVVLLSDVKALKMRRDCGLLTENMESELKLKTKNLEALRKRLKKKERDMIRHRKRRLRKKASLENACENNPDLKKKLSIRGKVGHDLAMHGSAAHERRRDDSIRTVKTLDDLVTKLREDYGYNLSRSATYLRLLPKRANSTEGKRHVNSVPVKLIRPDNDLHKDHMDGRFAKTTISHIDSMASLLGPNEVTYISQDDKAKVAIGLPAASKQAPLLMHMEYRVKLPDHDFVIAKGHKLTPSVYGFCQIKANGCGDASAISYSGPTFVAIRSSKHSSSTAFSHARDLEQIYEKYEFSEFTHTTIGGKLKPKPVLVCIVDGGPDENPRYEKVISMAVHHFVQLDLDAIMIACNAPGRSAFNRIERRMAPLSRALTGLILPHDHYGTHLNSQGQTVDIELEKQNFSYAGKALAEVWSDTLIDGHLTVAEYIKPEQSDIDQASIISKDEKWCSRHVHQSQYLLQILKCSDNRCCKPRRSSLFRFLPKDGLPPPSPIIQSNEGLKHANINDIENYASLFVTLALQKIGHSHAIYDTYCPSVQSKFDSRTCSCNQYFSSVVSMKRHLKDNFICKKNIKIVKPVKILGTRGNESLVVVRYNVEEDVEWLPSVEVDGEFLDKDEQPSSSIIYDNETRLKPIWRTV, from the exons ATGAGTTCCATCAATAGAGGAAAATTGTATAAAGACTTATTTTGTGCTTATTCAAAAGCATATTCCgaaacaaaatcgaaacaatCGATTCAGGACAATGTGAACAACATTTGGTCAAACATCAAAAACGATTCAAATGTTGCTAGTCTAATTGAGGCTAGAATTTCtgaactaaataaaattaaggCAAGAAAGCAGGTTAGTCTTCATACACTTTGGCTTCGTGCCAGTGAAAAAGGAAATGGTTTTAGTGTTAAAGCACCTGAAGAATCGACAAATCGATCAAGTCCCGTTGtcgaaaatgaagaaatagtACATCCAACGACTTCTCAAAAAACAGCCGCCTCGAATGTTATTGAAGAAGAAGGTGCACCATCAAACAAAGAAACACAAATCGATGTAACCGACCAGGTACAGAGCGTTAAAGCCAACCCAACTCCAGCTCAATGCAGCATAAAAAGTGAGATTGTGGTGTTACTATCAGATGTTAAAGCATTGAAAATGCGTCGAGATTGTGGACTGTTGACCGAAAATATGGAAAGTGAACTGAAATTAAAGACAAAGAATTTAGAAGCATTAAGGAAACGACTAAAAAAGAAAGAGCGTGATATGATTCGACACCGGAAACGACGCCTTAGAAAAAAGGCTTCGCTTGAAAATGCATGCGAAAATAATCCAGATCTAAAGAAGAAATTGAGCATTCGAGGCAAAGTGGGCCATGACTTGGCCATGCATGGGTCTGCAGCGCACGAGAGGCGTCGAGACGATTCCATAAGAACAGTAAAAACCCTTGATGATCTAGTAACAAAACTGCGCGAAGATTATGGTTATAATTTGTCACGGAGTGCAACGTATTTGAGACTATTGCCTAAGAGAGCTAATTCAACCGAAGGAAAGCGTCATGTCAACTCTGTTCCAGTGAAGCTAATCCGACCTGATAACGACTTGCATAAAGATCATATGGACGGAAGgtttgccaaaacaacaatcaGTCATATTGACAGTATGGCTTCGTTATTAGGGCCGAATGAAGTGACATACATTAGCCAGGATGACAAAGCTAAGGTTGCAATAGGCCTACCAGCGGCATCCAAACAAGCGCCATTGCTAATGCACATGGAGTACAG aGTCAAGCTTCCCGATCACGACTTTGTGATAGCGAAAGGACACAAACTGACTCCATCGGTTTATGGATTTTGTCAAATTAAGGCAAACGGTTGTGGCGATGCGTCAGCGATAAGCTATTCAGGTCCAACGTTTGTGGCTATAAG GTCATCCAAGCACTCTTCGTCTACAGCTTTTTCGCACGCACGGGATTTGGAACAGATCTACGAAAAGTATGAATTCAGCGAATTTACACATACGACGATCGGTGGAAAACTGAAACCAAAACCGGTTCTTGTTTGTATTGTGGACG GTGGGCCAGACGAAAATCCGCGCTACGAAAAGGTTATTAGCATGGCAGTTCATCATTTCGTGCAACTAGACTTAGATGCCATCATGATCGCGTGCAATGCACCAGGACGTAGTGCCTTCAACCGGATTGAACGGCGTATGGCTCCGTTAAGCAGAGCATTGACAGGCCTGATACTTCCGCACGATCACTATGGCACTCACCTAAACAGTCAGGGACAAACTGTTGATATAGAATTGGAGAAGCAGAATTTCTCATACGCCGGCAAGGCTCTAGCAGAAGTCTGGTCAGATACACTTATTGATGGACATTTGACTGTAGCTGA ATATATAAAGCCTGAACAATCTGATATCGATCAGGCATCGATCATCTCGAAGGACGAAAAGTGGTGCAGCCGACATGTGCATCAGTCTCAGTATTTGCTTCAAATACTCAAATGTTCTGACAATCGTTGCTGTAAACCAAGGCGTAGTTCTCTGTTTCGATTTCTGCCCAAGGACGGCTTGCCACCACCGTCGCCTATAATACAGTCAAACGAAGGATTGAAACACGCCAACATCAACGATATTGAAAACTATGCGTCATTATTCGTGACGCTGGCACTACAAAAGATTGGGCATTCACATGCCATTTATGACACCTATTGTCCTTCGGTGCAATCAAAATTCGATTCACGAACATGCTCGTGCAATCAATATTTCAGTTCCGTTGTCTCGATGAAACGACATTtgaaagacaattttatttgtaaaaaaaacataaagaTCGTTAAGCCTGTGAAAATTCTCGGAACACGAGGGAATGAGTCGTTAGTTGTAGTCCGCTATAATGTTGAAGAAGATGTCGAGTGGCTTCCGAGTGTGGAGGTAGACGGTGAATTTTTAGATAAAGACGAACAACCTTCGAGTAGTATAATTTATGACAATGAAACAAGATTAAAACCAATTTGGAGAACTGtttaa